Proteins encoded within one genomic window of Streptomyces sp. NBC_01314:
- a CDS encoding alpha/beta fold hydrolase, with translation MRSTHRRRPLAGAAVAVLALLAAGLPATVAGGLPATVAGADKQQDADRPDLTRFYRQKIKWSKCEGPEIPKDLRCGKVTVPLDYTRPKAGTLDLAVARYRGSGDPRGSLLLNFGGPGSPGVPELAYSGEDFMDLTNGYDLVSFDPRGVGRSSPVSCGDGTDEALEATDDGDDANNPQAALKQLRRAATACGKNSGPVLPYVGTLNASRDLDVMRAALGDKRLNYLGFSYGSRLGAVYAAQFPGKVGRMVLDGVDTLTEPLTEQGLVGAAGQQIALEDYLDACTEELTCPFGQDSRSAREQVVALVDSLDEYPVPSDFGQDFTGQDLVGAISHALYSEQMWPLLTQALNMLVHDGDTRGVMALTGGGFAPPTVPYRSRPTVPYGSPLLAPHRSPLLVPHRSPAPARPHEPSAPSTPSASGTPTPHTGLVDAEEVPLDNLPAALMAINCADDPDRPTARKITDNLEDLRAAYEDASPVFGPYRLTQVLMCYGRPAGTDYIREEVRDVDTPKMLLVGTRGDPATPYRWTVETAKRLGSSAVVLDNKGKGHTGYGSSKCVKEKVDDFLLFGTLPDHGSSCGADD, from the coding sequence ATGCGGTCCACGCACAGACGGCGCCCTCTCGCCGGAGCCGCGGTCGCGGTGCTGGCCCTGCTGGCGGCCGGGCTGCCGGCCACGGTGGCGGGCGGGCTGCCGGCCACGGTGGCCGGCGCCGACAAGCAGCAGGACGCCGACCGGCCCGACCTGACCCGCTTCTACCGGCAGAAGATCAAGTGGTCGAAGTGCGAGGGCCCGGAGATACCCAAGGACCTGCGGTGCGGCAAGGTCACCGTGCCGCTCGACTACACCCGGCCGAAGGCCGGCACCCTCGACCTGGCGGTGGCCCGCTACCGGGGCTCCGGGGACCCGCGCGGCTCGCTGCTGCTGAACTTCGGCGGCCCCGGCAGTCCGGGAGTCCCCGAACTCGCCTACAGCGGCGAGGACTTCATGGATCTCACCAACGGCTACGACCTCGTCTCCTTCGATCCGCGCGGCGTGGGCCGCTCCTCCCCGGTCAGCTGCGGCGACGGTACCGACGAGGCCCTGGAGGCGACCGACGACGGGGACGACGCGAACAACCCGCAGGCCGCGCTCAAGCAGCTGCGGCGGGCCGCCACCGCGTGCGGGAAGAACTCCGGTCCCGTGCTCCCGTACGTAGGCACCCTCAACGCCTCCCGCGACCTGGACGTGATGCGCGCCGCCCTCGGTGACAAGAGGCTCAACTACCTCGGCTTCTCCTACGGGAGCCGGCTGGGCGCGGTCTACGCGGCGCAGTTCCCCGGGAAGGTCGGCCGGATGGTCCTCGACGGGGTGGACACCCTCACCGAACCACTGACCGAGCAGGGTCTGGTGGGTGCCGCGGGCCAGCAGATTGCGCTGGAGGACTACCTCGACGCGTGCACCGAGGAGCTGACCTGTCCGTTCGGGCAGGACTCCCGCTCGGCCCGTGAGCAGGTCGTCGCGCTGGTCGACTCGCTGGACGAGTACCCCGTGCCCTCGGACTTCGGGCAGGACTTCACGGGCCAGGACCTGGTGGGTGCCATCAGTCACGCCCTCTACAGCGAACAGATGTGGCCCCTGCTCACACAGGCGCTCAACATGCTCGTCCACGACGGCGACACCCGGGGCGTCATGGCACTCACGGGCGGCGGCTTCGCCCCGCCGACCGTCCCGTACCGCTCCCGTCCGACCGTCCCGTACGGCTCCCCTCTGCTCGCTCCGCACCGCTCACCTCTGCTCGTTCCGCACCGCTCCCCGGCGCCGGCCCGCCCGCACGAGCCTTCCGCGCCCAGCACGCCCAGCGCGTCCGGCACGCCGACTCCGCACACCGGACTCGTCGACGCCGAGGAGGTCCCGCTGGACAACCTTCCCGCCGCGCTCATGGCGATCAACTGCGCCGACGACCCCGACCGGCCCACCGCCAGGAAGATCACCGACAACCTGGAGGACCTGCGCGCGGCCTACGAGGACGCCTCCCCCGTGTTCGGGCCGTACCGGCTCACCCAGGTGCTGATGTGCTACGGCCGCCCCGCGGGCACCGACTACATCCGCGAGGAGGTACGGGACGTCGACACCCCGAAGATGCTGCTCGTGGGCACCCGGGGCGACCCGGCCACCCCCTACCGCTGGACCGTGGAGACGGCGAAGCGGCTCGGCTCCTCGGCGGTCGTCCTCGACAACAAGGGCAAGGGGCACACCGGGTACGGGTCGTCGAAGTGCGTGAAGGAGAAGGTCGACGACTTCCTGCTGTTCGGGACGCTGCCGGACCACGGAAGTTCTTGCGGAGCCGACGATTGA
- a CDS encoding N-acetylmuramoyl-L-alanine amidase: MRGSPTDRRPTPHPGRTRRTAFAAAPAVLLLPLLGAAPPENQSSSASARLQGAFAAASAEYGVPHDVLLGVSYLQSRWDAHGGAPSVTGGYGPMHLTDTRTALAEAPHHSEGTEDARGDDSRAPLVAGADLPEPAELPARLRTLTRAAELTGLPARTLRTDAGANVAGGAALLAAAQRELGARPSSDPADWYGAVARFSGADDRATAAAYANEVFAVIRDGAQRVTDAGQRVTLTAEPGLRPGTGQLSRAGLRAAAAGATECPATVSCEWIPAPYAEFGDNDYGNHDLADRPTSQRIRYIVVHDTEGYWDTTLELVQDPTYVSWHYSLRSTDGHIAQHIKNKDVAWHAGNWYVNSESVGLEHEGFLASPDAWYTEAMYRTSARLVKYLADKYGVPLDRQHILGHDTVPGPTTATIPGMHTDPGPYWDWRHYFELLGEPLGATSGENSAMVTILPDYADNRPAFTGCVTGGAPCAVHGSSAVRLYSRPDVTSPLIKDIGLRPDGSVSTIGVNDLGSRVSTGQQYAVAERQGDWTAIWYLGQKAWFQNPKGKPTAVGAAGLVVTPREGLADIPVYGRAYPEAAAYPAGVPAQAVSPWPYKLLKDQKYVTGGRVPGEYYYAVSFDTSGHRVVVGEDLYYEIQFGHRVAFVRAADVRVLPAA; this comes from the coding sequence TTGCGAGGATCCCCCACCGACCGCAGGCCCACCCCGCACCCCGGACGTACACGCCGAACGGCGTTCGCCGCAGCCCCCGCCGTCCTGCTGCTGCCCCTGTTGGGCGCGGCCCCGCCCGAGAACCAGTCGTCCTCCGCCTCGGCTCGCCTGCAGGGCGCCTTCGCCGCCGCGTCCGCCGAGTACGGCGTCCCGCACGACGTCCTGCTCGGCGTCTCCTATCTCCAGTCCCGCTGGGACGCCCACGGCGGTGCGCCGAGCGTCACGGGCGGCTACGGCCCCATGCACCTCACCGACACGCGCACGGCCCTGGCCGAGGCGCCGCACCACAGCGAGGGCACGGAGGACGCGCGGGGCGACGACTCCCGCGCGCCGCTGGTGGCCGGGGCGGACCTGCCCGAGCCCGCCGAACTCCCGGCCCGGCTGCGGACGTTGACGAGGGCGGCCGAGCTGACCGGTCTGCCCGCGCGGACGCTGCGCACGGATGCCGGAGCCAACGTGGCGGGCGGTGCCGCCCTGCTCGCCGCCGCGCAGCGGGAGCTGGGCGCGCGCCCCAGTAGCGATCCGGCCGACTGGTACGGGGCGGTGGCGCGCTTCTCGGGCGCCGACGACCGGGCGACGGCCGCGGCGTACGCGAACGAGGTGTTCGCGGTGATCCGCGACGGCGCCCAGCGTGTCACGGACGCCGGCCAGCGGGTGACGCTCACCGCCGAGCCGGGTCTGCGCCCCGGCACCGGGCAGCTGTCCCGGGCGGGGCTGCGCGCGGCGGCCGCGGGCGCCACGGAGTGCCCGGCAACGGTGTCCTGCGAGTGGATCCCGGCGCCGTACGCGGAGTTCGGCGACAACGACTACGGCAACCACGACCTGGCCGACCGGCCGACGTCACAGCGGATCCGGTACATCGTCGTCCACGACACCGAGGGCTACTGGGACACCACTCTCGAGCTGGTCCAGGACCCGACGTATGTGTCGTGGCACTATTCGCTGCGCTCCACGGACGGGCACATCGCCCAGCACATCAAGAACAAGGACGTGGCCTGGCACGCCGGCAACTGGTACGTCAACTCGGAGTCGGTCGGCCTGGAGCACGAGGGCTTCCTGGCCTCGCCGGACGCCTGGTACACGGAGGCGATGTACCGCACGTCGGCGCGGCTGGTGAAGTACCTCGCCGACAAGTACGGCGTCCCGCTCGACCGGCAGCACATCCTGGGCCACGACACCGTGCCGGGCCCGACGACGGCGACGATCCCGGGGATGCACACCGACCCGGGCCCGTACTGGGACTGGCGGCACTACTTCGAGCTGCTGGGCGAACCGTTGGGCGCGACGTCCGGCGAGAACAGCGCCATGGTCACAATCCTGCCGGACTACGCCGACAACCGGCCCGCTTTCACCGGCTGTGTGACGGGCGGCGCGCCCTGCGCGGTGCACGGCTCCAGCGCCGTGCGTCTGTACAGCCGGCCCGATGTGACCTCGCCCCTGATCAAGGACATCGGGCTGCGGCCGGACGGCAGCGTTTCGACGATCGGGGTGAACGACCTCGGTTCACGGGTCTCCACCGGGCAGCAGTACGCGGTCGCCGAGCGGCAGGGCGACTGGACGGCGATCTGGTACCTGGGGCAGAAGGCCTGGTTCCAGAACCCGAAGGGGAAGCCGACGGCGGTCGGCGCGGCCGGACTGGTCGTGACGCCCCGGGAGGGCCTGGCGGACATCCCGGTGTACGGCCGCGCCTACCCGGAGGCGGCGGCGTACCCGGCGGGCGTGCCCGCCCAGGCGGTGTCCCCGTGGCCGTACAAGCTCCTCAAGGACCAGAAGTACGTCACCGGCGGCCGGGTGCCCGGCGAGTACTACTACGCCGTCTCCTTCGACACGAGCGGACACAGGGTCGTGGTCGGTGAGGATCTGTACTACGAGATCCAGTTCGGGCACCGGGTGGCGTTCGTGCGGGCGGCGGACGTGCGGGTGCTGCCGGCCGCGTGA
- a CDS encoding PP2C family protein-serine/threonine phosphatase, with amino-acid sequence MPSHLSADRPAAQPPRRGTVDALISQTRRLRGDVDAVRRDAPADGADPEVRWQRALCDLALHQLSDLDDHLAQLRDGPAQPPAPVATPSPPVAPPPAPRRASLLSRVGSAEWNLLTDEASWSGELYQILGRDPAAPPLTLDELPSLVLDEDRPKLTAMVTDCLIDAKRIDGEFRILLPDGGVRTVHMMGEPVLDDDGGTASMWAVLRDVSELRRSQRVESESRDSLHRQRHIAQTEHRIAVELQEAVLPPWRASLRLPHQGPERLDLAAHYLPCSTSALIGGDWYDALELPGGESLLSVGDLTGHGVTVTSGMAMLIGALRGMAMTGTEPGRLMACLNQLLDATVQPALGSAVCCRYRPATRTLVWAQAGHPAPLLFRDGTGRVLTSPDGVLLGATSGAVYGQAEVTLEQGDLLLLHTDGLVPRRGGEAAVQRLLDLAPRFGEARTAQDCVRTVVEEFGESERADDACVLVARVSS; translated from the coding sequence ATGCCGTCCCATCTCTCTGCGGATCGTCCAGCCGCCCAGCCGCCCCGACGCGGCACGGTCGACGCGCTCATCTCGCAGACCCGGCGGCTGCGGGGCGACGTGGATGCCGTACGGCGTGACGCGCCCGCCGACGGAGCGGACCCCGAGGTCCGCTGGCAGCGCGCTCTCTGCGATCTGGCGCTGCATCAACTCAGCGACCTCGACGACCACTTGGCCCAGCTGCGGGACGGCCCGGCCCAGCCGCCCGCCCCCGTGGCCACGCCCTCTCCCCCGGTCGCACCGCCTCCCGCGCCCCGGCGCGCCTCACTGCTCAGCCGGGTCGGCAGCGCCGAGTGGAACCTGCTGACGGACGAGGCCAGCTGGTCCGGGGAGCTGTATCAGATCCTCGGCCGCGACCCCGCCGCCCCGCCGCTCACCCTCGACGAACTGCCGTCGCTGGTGCTCGACGAGGACCGGCCGAAGCTGACGGCGATGGTCACGGACTGTCTGATCGACGCGAAACGCATCGACGGCGAGTTCCGCATCCTGCTCCCCGACGGCGGGGTGCGCACCGTGCACATGATGGGCGAGCCCGTGCTCGACGACGACGGCGGCACGGCCTCGATGTGGGCCGTCCTGCGGGACGTCAGCGAACTGCGGCGCAGCCAGCGGGTGGAGAGCGAGAGCCGTGACTCGCTGCATCGCCAGCGGCACATCGCGCAGACCGAACACCGGATCGCGGTCGAGCTGCAGGAGGCCGTGCTGCCGCCGTGGCGCGCCTCCCTGCGGCTCCCGCACCAGGGCCCCGAGAGGCTGGACCTGGCGGCTCACTATCTGCCCTGCTCGACCAGCGCGCTGATCGGCGGTGACTGGTACGACGCCCTCGAACTGCCGGGCGGTGAGAGCCTGTTGAGCGTGGGCGACCTCACCGGGCACGGTGTCACGGTCACCTCGGGCATGGCGATGCTGATCGGCGCGCTGCGCGGTATGGCGATGACGGGCACAGAGCCGGGCCGGCTGATGGCCTGCCTCAACCAGTTACTGGATGCCACCGTGCAACCGGCCCTCGGCAGCGCCGTCTGCTGCCGCTACCGCCCGGCGACCCGCACTCTCGTGTGGGCTCAGGCGGGGCACCCCGCCCCGCTGCTGTTCCGCGACGGGACGGGGCGCGTGCTGACATCGCCGGACGGCGTCCTGCTCGGCGCGACCTCGGGTGCCGTCTACGGGCAGGCCGAAGTGACGCTCGAACAGGGCGACCTACTGCTCCTGCACACCGATGGACTGGTCCCCCGGCGGGGAGGAGAGGCAGCCGTGCAGCGGCTGCTGGACCTGGCCCCACGGTTCGGCGAGGCGCGTACGGCCCAGGATTGTGTACGGACAGTGGTGGAGGAGTTCGGCGAGAGCGAGCGGGCGGACGACGCCTGCGTGCTCGTCGCCCGGGTCAGCTCCTGA
- a CDS encoding DUF4232 domain-containing protein, with protein MRIRSFLTVSTAAAAGAALLLAAAPQGLAAQPAAQPAAKTPVCKAKVLKLGAKQSKDARVVHISVKNTGARTCTIDRLPVVTFGDLDGAALPVPSGESGPYKVGPGKTVYAAVRTIADLKDPEARRVGTITVSANPNLNGRTFTAKQLGSSTKIKVWEPVTTWWKPSKAAADKALKKEVG; from the coding sequence ATGCGTATTCGTTCCTTCCTCACCGTCTCGACCGCGGCGGCCGCCGGCGCCGCGCTGCTCCTCGCCGCCGCACCGCAGGGTCTGGCCGCCCAGCCCGCCGCCCAGCCCGCCGCGAAGACCCCGGTCTGCAAGGCGAAGGTCCTCAAGCTGGGGGCCAAGCAGTCGAAGGACGCGCGGGTCGTGCACATCAGCGTCAAGAACACCGGCGCCCGCACCTGCACGATCGACCGCCTTCCCGTCGTGACCTTCGGCGACCTCGACGGGGCGGCCCTGCCGGTGCCCTCCGGCGAGAGCGGCCCGTACAAGGTCGGCCCGGGCAAGACGGTCTACGCGGCGGTCCGCACGATCGCCGACCTCAAGGACCCCGAGGCGCGTCGCGTCGGCACGATCACCGTGTCGGCCAACCCGAACCTCAACGGCCGTACGTTCACCGCGAAGCAGCTCGGATCGAGCACGAAGATCAAGGTCTGGGAGCCGGTGACCACCTGGTGGAAGCCGTCCAAGGCCGCCGCCGACAAGGCGCTGAAGAAGGAAGTCGGCTGA
- a CDS encoding GNAT family N-acetyltransferase, which translates to MASEGHQDLVVTRATLDDWAVVARWAGEEGWNPGLSDPVCFFEQDPEGFFIGRLDGEPVSSVSVVNYGDDYAFLGFYLVRPDLRGQGHGLTTWKTALAHAGDRTVGLDGVVAQQDNYRQSGFEPAHRTFRYSGVVPEATVPDGVRRVGDPASLAAYDNTCHPADRPRFLEHWLTADGHRALARVVDGRLTGYGVIRPGRDALRIGPLFADTAADARALLAGLAAEAAGRELAIDVPEPNAAAVALAEEYGLTPSFETARMYTGPIRPHAAERVFGVTTLELG; encoded by the coding sequence ATGGCCTCTGAGGGGCATCAGGACCTCGTTGTCACCCGGGCCACGCTCGACGACTGGGCGGTGGTCGCCCGATGGGCGGGGGAGGAGGGCTGGAACCCGGGACTCTCGGACCCGGTGTGCTTCTTCGAGCAGGACCCCGAGGGCTTCTTCATCGGCCGGCTCGACGGGGAACCGGTCTCGTCCGTCTCCGTCGTCAACTACGGCGACGACTACGCCTTCCTCGGCTTCTACCTGGTCCGCCCGGACCTGCGCGGCCAGGGCCACGGCCTCACCACCTGGAAGACCGCACTCGCCCACGCCGGCGACCGCACGGTCGGCCTCGACGGTGTGGTCGCGCAGCAGGACAACTACCGCCAGTCCGGTTTCGAGCCCGCCCACCGCACCTTCCGGTACTCCGGTGTGGTGCCCGAGGCGACCGTGCCCGACGGTGTCCGGCGCGTCGGGGACCCCGCGTCCCTCGCGGCGTACGACAACACCTGCCACCCGGCCGACCGCCCCCGCTTCCTGGAGCACTGGCTGACCGCCGACGGACACCGGGCCCTCGCGCGAGTCGTCGACGGGCGGCTCACCGGCTACGGCGTCATCCGCCCCGGCCGGGACGCCCTGCGGATCGGTCCCCTGTTCGCCGACACCGCCGCCGACGCCCGCGCGCTCCTCGCCGGACTGGCCGCCGAGGCCGCGGGCCGCGAGCTGGCCATCGACGTTCCGGAGCCGAACGCGGCCGCCGTGGCGCTGGCCGAGGAGTACGGGCTGACGCCGTCCTTCGAGACCGCCCGCATGTACACCGGCCCGATCCGGCCGCACGCGGCGGAGCGCGTCTTCGGGGTCACGACTCTGGAGCTCGGCTAG
- a CDS encoding acyltransferase family protein, producing the protein MPEDVVQHTRPGPPAQSDQEKPRAKRASRDPYFDNAKYLTIVLVACGHAWEPLTYGSRTATAAYLTVYAFHMPAFALISGYFSRSFDMAPGRLKRLMTGVVLPYVVFETAYTLFYRWAQDDPGYPLSLLDPWYVMWFLVALFVWRLTTPLWLMLRHPLPVALGLAMLAAVSPDLGGDVSIQRVLGFLPFFVLGLTLRPEHFERLRTRRVRLFLLPVGLGAFLAAYRVAPWFDAGWFYHRGSVTGQGVSRWVGLLTTPALFCLAVLLTACFLAWVPRRQLWFTALGAGTMYGYLLHGFVIKWARFRDWYAVEWLHTPLGQLTVTAMAVGGITLLCTAPVRGALRCVVEPRMEWAFKKGDAASPARTKDATPPDRTADPSPAAGTGDAAPSPSRAPES; encoded by the coding sequence ATGCCCGAAGACGTGGTGCAGCACACCCGCCCCGGCCCCCCGGCCCAGTCCGACCAGGAGAAGCCACGGGCGAAGCGTGCCTCGCGGGACCCCTACTTCGACAACGCGAAGTACCTCACCATCGTCCTGGTGGCCTGCGGGCACGCGTGGGAACCACTGACCTACGGCAGCCGGACCGCGACGGCCGCGTATCTGACCGTCTACGCGTTCCACATGCCGGCCTTCGCCCTGATCTCCGGGTACTTCTCGCGGAGCTTCGACATGGCGCCCGGCCGGCTGAAGCGGCTGATGACGGGGGTGGTCCTGCCGTACGTCGTGTTCGAGACGGCGTACACGCTGTTCTACCGGTGGGCACAGGACGACCCGGGCTATCCGCTGAGCCTGCTGGATCCCTGGTACGTGATGTGGTTCCTGGTCGCGCTCTTCGTCTGGCGGCTGACCACGCCCCTGTGGCTGATGCTGCGCCACCCGCTGCCCGTCGCGCTGGGTCTGGCGATGCTGGCGGCGGTCTCACCGGATCTCGGCGGCGACGTCTCCATCCAGCGCGTGCTGGGCTTCCTGCCGTTCTTCGTGCTGGGCCTGACCCTGCGGCCCGAGCACTTCGAGCGGCTGCGCACCCGCCGGGTACGGCTGTTCCTGCTCCCGGTCGGCCTGGGGGCGTTCCTGGCGGCGTACCGGGTGGCGCCGTGGTTCGACGCGGGCTGGTTCTACCACCGGGGAAGCGTCACCGGCCAGGGCGTGTCCCGCTGGGTGGGGCTGCTGACCACGCCCGCCCTGTTCTGTCTGGCGGTGCTGCTGACGGCCTGCTTCCTGGCCTGGGTGCCGCGCCGGCAGCTGTGGTTCACGGCGCTGGGCGCGGGCACGATGTACGGCTATCTGCTGCACGGCTTCGTGATCAAGTGGGCGCGCTTCCGGGACTGGTACGCCGTGGAGTGGCTGCACACCCCGCTCGGGCAGCTCACGGTCACGGCCATGGCGGTCGGCGGTATCACTCTGCTGTGCACCGCGCCCGTACGGGGCGCACTCCGCTGTGTCGTCGAACCACGCATGGAGTGGGCGTTCAAGAAGGGCGACGCCGCCTCGCCGGCCAGGACGAAGGACGCCACGCCCCCGGACAGGACGGCGGACCCCTCTCCCGCGGCCGGGACGGGCGACGCCGCCCCGTCCCCTAGCCGAGCTCCAGAGTCGTGA
- a CDS encoding chemotaxis protein — protein sequence MEHALSPATLTELRRPRPYPAVSVLTPTHRREPEKAQDPVRLRNVVAEAKKRLERDPAVTRERRNDVVRQLDQALAEVDLTHAEDGLVIFAAPGEHQVWSLARPVPERVVLSDTFLTRNLVAAQAAERPFWVLAVSPDRVTLWNGGGDRVTEAHTGGFPLTRERDNFDAERQERTGDLPSAFRDEDTRHFLRDADTALARVVRAQHRPLYVTGETAALSLLDEIGTVTKDATHIPHGGLAHGTPDAVWQAVRPLVAAEDRRNVDAVARQLETARGHKAFAASVDEVWQNARQGRIQLLAVEENYRTTVRSDGEAGGAGGGHLVPAESGDLDVREDIVDEIVERCLDTGAEVRFVPDGTLGDARGIAGVLRY from the coding sequence ATGGAGCATGCCCTCAGTCCCGCGACCCTCACCGAACTGCGCCGCCCGCGGCCCTACCCCGCGGTGTCGGTGCTGACGCCGACCCACCGCCGGGAACCCGAGAAGGCCCAGGATCCGGTCCGGCTGCGCAATGTGGTGGCCGAGGCGAAGAAGCGACTGGAGCGCGACCCCGCCGTCACGCGGGAGCGGCGCAACGACGTCGTCCGCCAGCTGGACCAGGCGCTGGCCGAGGTGGATCTGACCCACGCCGAGGACGGCCTGGTGATCTTCGCGGCGCCCGGTGAGCACCAGGTCTGGTCGCTGGCCCGGCCGGTGCCGGAGCGCGTGGTGCTCTCGGACACCTTCCTCACCCGGAACCTGGTGGCCGCACAGGCCGCCGAGCGGCCGTTCTGGGTACTCGCGGTCTCCCCCGACAGGGTCACACTGTGGAACGGCGGCGGCGACCGCGTCACCGAGGCGCACACCGGCGGTTTCCCGCTCACCAGGGAGCGCGACAACTTCGACGCCGAGCGCCAGGAGCGGACCGGCGACCTGCCGTCCGCCTTCCGCGACGAGGACACCCGCCACTTCCTGCGCGACGCCGACACGGCCCTGGCCAGAGTGGTGCGCGCCCAGCACCGGCCCCTGTACGTCACCGGCGAGACGGCGGCGCTGTCTCTGCTCGACGAGATCGGCACGGTCACCAAGGACGCCACCCACATCCCGCACGGCGGTCTCGCGCACGGCACCCCGGACGCCGTGTGGCAGGCGGTACGGCCGCTGGTCGCCGCCGAGGACCGCAGGAACGTCGACGCCGTGGCCCGTCAGCTCGAAACGGCCCGTGGCCACAAGGCGTTCGCGGCCAGCGTCGACGAGGTCTGGCAGAACGCGCGGCAGGGCCGCATCCAGCTCCTGGCCGTCGAGGAGAACTACCGGACGACCGTCCGCTCCGACGGTGAGGCCGGGGGCGCCGGTGGTGGCCACCTCGTACCGGCCGAGAGCGGCGACCTCGACGTCCGCGAGGACATCGTGGACGAGATCGTCGAGCGGTGCCTGGACACCGGCGCCGAGGTCCGCTTCGTCCCCGACGGCACACTCGGCGACGCCCGGGGCATCGCGGGCGTCCTGCGCTACTGA
- a CDS encoding SsgA family sporulation/cell division regulator produces MTVTLEQPARALLVTAEDREVPVPASLRYFSDDPLAVHLDFPADISLNGSMVTWTFSRDLLEKGVRAPAGSGDVQIWPCGRLRTVVELHSPYGTALLRFEKAALQRFLLRSYAVVAAGREELGPALDRGLTSLLGGV; encoded by the coding sequence ATGACCGTCACGCTGGAACAGCCCGCCCGCGCTCTCCTCGTCACCGCCGAGGACCGGGAGGTCCCGGTGCCCGCGAGCCTGCGCTACTTCTCCGACGATCCGCTGGCCGTGCACCTCGACTTCCCGGCCGACATCTCGCTGAACGGTTCCATGGTGACCTGGACCTTCTCCCGTGACCTGCTGGAGAAAGGGGTGCGGGCCCCCGCCGGCTCCGGCGACGTGCAGATCTGGCCCTGCGGCCGCCTCCGCACCGTGGTGGAGCTGCACTCCCCGTACGGCACGGCCCTGCTCCGGTTCGAGAAGGCGGCACTCCAGCGCTTCCTGCTGCGCAGCTACGCCGTCGTCGCCGCCGGAAGAGAGGAGCTGGGCCCGGCGCTCGACCGGGGTCTCACGTCGCTCCTCGGCGGTGTCTGA
- a CDS encoding aminoglycoside phosphotransferase family protein — MYAASSSVSAPPRSLHPRQPGSGGPYLDPTRTTAPVLGAGRTRRVPGLGTQPLSGRLDLSGPQGAQLRTAIASVHRICPEFTPVQVLRRSGRSVLLVGTTGRSTAVAKCLLDHSSIWEERLRHEIAAYRSFVRHRPPVRAPRLIAADPDNCTLVIERMPGRVAALQRHPVEAPPRADIRAALGAVCRLNAWRPPAGTFDAPLNYAERISRFHELGLLTDRDMGDLQKLLHGIAHASGRQGMGQFCHGDALLSNILLSPAGPVLVDWEHAGWYLPGYDLATLWAVLGDAPVARRQISQLAQSAGPASRDAFLVNLMLVLTREIRTYETAVQRSMHDSTPAAPGPAHPTAAPSGEEQRLLLRRLHDDCQLARKAVRAAVGTR; from the coding sequence ATGTACGCAGCATCGTCCTCCGTGTCCGCTCCTCCCCGGTCGCTGCACCCCCGCCAGCCGGGCAGCGGCGGCCCCTACCTCGACCCCACCCGTACGACGGCCCCGGTGCTCGGTGCCGGCCGGACGCGGCGCGTGCCGGGGCTCGGCACCCAACCGCTCAGCGGGAGACTCGACTTGTCCGGCCCCCAGGGCGCGCAGCTGCGCACGGCGATCGCCTCGGTGCATCGCATCTGCCCGGAGTTCACTCCGGTCCAGGTGCTGCGCCGCAGCGGCCGCTCGGTGCTGCTCGTCGGTACGACAGGGCGCAGCACGGCCGTCGCCAAGTGTTTACTGGACCACTCCTCCATCTGGGAGGAGCGGCTCCGGCACGAAATAGCCGCATACCGCTCGTTCGTCCGGCACCGCCCCCCTGTGCGGGCGCCGAGGCTGATCGCGGCGGATCCGGACAACTGCACCCTGGTCATCGAGCGGATGCCGGGCCGGGTGGCCGCTCTGCAGCGGCATCCGGTGGAGGCGCCGCCGCGCGCCGACATCCGGGCGGCGCTCGGCGCGGTCTGCCGGCTGAACGCGTGGCGGCCACCGGCGGGGACGTTCGACGCCCCGCTCAACTACGCGGAGCGGATCTCCCGGTTCCATGAGCTGGGTCTGCTGACCGACCGGGACATGGGCGATCTGCAGAAGCTCCTGCACGGCATCGCGCACGCGTCGGGCCGTCAGGGCATGGGCCAGTTCTGTCACGGCGACGCCCTCCTGTCGAACATCCTGCTCTCACCGGCCGGTCCCGTGCTGGTGGACTGGGAACACGCCGGGTGGTATCTGCCGGGGTACGACCTGGCGACACTGTGGGCGGTGCTCGGGGACGCCCCGGTGGCACGACGGCAGATCAGCCAGCTGGCGCAGTCGGCGGGCCCGGCCTCGCGGGACGCGTTCCTGGTGAATCTGATGCTCGTACTGACCCGCGAGATCCGTACCTACGAGACGGCCGTGCAGCGTTCGATGCACGACTCGACCCCGGCGGCACCGGGCCCGGCCCACCCGACTGCCGCGCCGTCCGGCGAGGAACAGCGGCTGCTGCTCAGGCGGCTGCACGACGACTGCCAATTGGCCCGCAAGGCCGTACGGGCGGCGGTCGGCACTCGCTGA